The Deltaproteobacteria bacterium genome includes the window CTTCGAGCACGAAGTAGACCTTGTCGGTTCCCTCATGCGTGTGAACTTTTTGCGCCTGTCCCGGCTCGAAGCAGTAGACGTCGCAGAACAGTTGCCCGGTGGCGAAGACGCCGTGCTTTTGCATCTTCTCGGGCGAGAATTGCGCAATCTCCGTTACCTTCTTGAACACGTCCATGAAACAGCACCTCCCGACTGCTCGCCATGGTACAACAGGCATCCTGCATGCAAAAGTTGACGGGAATCTGCTATCTCTCGGACATGCGCTCCGCCCTTGTCAGGTACCACGAGATCGCCCTGAAACGCGGCAACCGCGCCTATTTCGTAGACCATCTGAAAAGGAACA containing:
- a CDS encoding cupin domain-containing protein: MDVFKKVTEIAQFSPEKMQKHGVFATGQLFCDVYCFEPGQAQKVHTHEGTDKVYFVLEGTGLFHVAGEQRELGKDEVVLAPSGEPHGVENLGPARLRLLVVMAPPPSH